One stretch of Lysobacter sp. KIS68-7 DNA includes these proteins:
- a CDS encoding LysR family transcriptional regulator: MAIASTQYDLSPADLAVVLALARRGTLAAAGELLAVDSSTVFRALQRIEKGVHQRLFERTRAGYVSTELGAQLARHAERIEAELDAARGIAQSPGEAVSGTVRISTTDTLLHGLLLPALRSLSTEHPLLQFELAASNELASLTKRDADIALRATAKPPDHVVGKPLGTIEVALFSARGKGRHALHADPATAPWIAPDDALPQHPSVVWRKRHHPHVVPRYQVNSILSVCEAVAAGLGVGVLPLFLARGREELIALSDPLTDARTQLWLLTHPESRHLRRIATVAQHLARHIALD, translated from the coding sequence ATGGCCATTGCATCCACGCAATACGATCTGTCGCCTGCGGATCTCGCCGTCGTCCTCGCCCTGGCGCGGCGCGGCACGCTCGCCGCGGCGGGCGAACTGCTGGCCGTCGACAGTTCCACGGTGTTCCGCGCGCTGCAGCGCATCGAGAAGGGCGTCCACCAGCGGCTGTTCGAACGCACCCGCGCGGGCTACGTGTCGACCGAACTGGGCGCGCAGCTGGCGCGCCACGCCGAGCGCATCGAGGCCGAGCTGGATGCCGCGCGCGGCATCGCGCAATCGCCCGGGGAAGCGGTCTCCGGCACGGTGCGCATCAGCACCACCGACACCTTGTTGCACGGATTGTTGTTGCCGGCCTTGCGTTCGCTGTCCACGGAACATCCGTTGCTGCAGTTCGAACTCGCCGCGAGCAACGAACTCGCGAGCCTGACCAAGCGCGACGCCGACATCGCATTGCGCGCGACCGCGAAGCCGCCGGACCATGTCGTCGGCAAACCGCTCGGCACGATCGAGGTCGCCTTGTTCTCCGCGCGCGGCAAGGGCCGGCACGCGTTGCATGCGGATCCCGCGACGGCGCCGTGGATCGCACCGGACGACGCCTTGCCGCAACATCCGAGCGTGGTGTGGCGCAAGCGCCACCATCCGCACGTGGTGCCGCGCTACCAGGTCAACAGCATCCTGTCGGTGTGCGAAGCGGTGGCGGCGGGGCTGGGCGTGGGCGTGTTGCCCTTGTTCCTCGCGCGCGGCCGCGAGGAACTGATCGCGTTGAGCGATCCACTGACCGATGCGCGCACGCAACTGTGGTTGCTCACGCATCCCGAATCGCGCCACCTGCGGCGGATCGCCACCGTCGCGCAACATCTCGCACGACACATCGCGCTCGATTGA
- a CDS encoding DoxX family protein: MAAVIAPTQAAVPAASGLGLALLRTALAAMWISHALLKLLVFTLPGTALFFEAHGIPGGLAYIVFPLEIFGGVALLFGVYARQVALALIPILLGALAVHLPNGWVFTATGGGWEYPMFLIVASLVLWLSGDGAFALRRSEAFVPRAIR; this comes from the coding sequence ATGGCCGCCGTCATCGCTCCCACCCAAGCCGCCGTCCCCGCCGCTTCCGGCCTCGGCCTCGCGCTGCTCCGCACCGCGCTCGCGGCGATGTGGATCTCGCACGCGCTGCTCAAGCTGCTGGTCTTCACCCTCCCCGGCACCGCGTTGTTCTTCGAGGCGCATGGCATCCCGGGCGGGCTGGCCTACATCGTGTTCCCGCTCGAAATCTTCGGCGGCGTGGCGTTGCTGTTCGGCGTCTATGCACGCCAGGTCGCGCTCGCGCTGATCCCCATCCTGCTCGGCGCCCTCGCGGTGCACCTGCCCAATGGCTGGGTCTTCACCGCGACCGGCGGTGGCTGGGAATACCCGATGTTCCTGATCGTTGCTTCGCTGGTGCTGTGGCTGTCGGGCGATGGTGCGTTCGCGCTGCGTCGCAGCGAAGCGTTCGTCCCGAGGGCGATCCGCTAG
- the pyrH gene encoding UMP kinase has translation MSQLAVRRVLLKLSGEALMGDEDYGIDPKVIGRLADEVMEAREAGVEIALVIGGGNIFRGAGLAAGGMDRVTGDQMGMLATVINALAMQDALEKRGGRCRVMSAIKINDVCEDYIRRRAVRHLEKGRICIFAAGVGAPFFTTDSGAALRAIEIGADLLLKATKVDGVYDKDPKKHKDAVRFDSLTYDQVISRDLQVMDTAAFALARDSDLPLRIFDMSHPGVLLRILRGENIGTLVKGRG, from the coding sequence ATGTCCCAGCTCGCCGTTCGCCGTGTCCTGCTCAAGCTGTCCGGCGAGGCGTTGATGGGAGACGAGGACTACGGCATCGACCCCAAGGTCATCGGCCGCCTCGCGGACGAGGTGATGGAAGCGCGCGAGGCCGGCGTCGAGATCGCGCTGGTGATCGGCGGCGGCAACATCTTCCGCGGCGCGGGCCTGGCCGCCGGCGGCATGGACCGGGTCACCGGCGACCAGATGGGCATGCTCGCCACCGTCATCAACGCGCTGGCGATGCAGGACGCGCTGGAAAAGCGCGGCGGCCGCTGCCGCGTGATGAGCGCGATCAAGATCAACGACGTGTGCGAGGACTACATCCGCCGCCGCGCCGTCCGGCACCTCGAGAAGGGCCGCATCTGCATCTTCGCCGCGGGCGTGGGCGCGCCGTTCTTCACCACCGATTCGGGCGCCGCGCTGCGCGCGATCGAAATCGGCGCCGACCTGCTGCTCAAGGCGACCAAGGTCGACGGCGTGTACGACAAGGATCCGAAGAAGCACAAGGATGCGGTGCGCTTCGATTCGCTGACCTACGACCAGGTGATCTCGCGCGACCTGCAGGTGATGGACACCGCGGCGTTCGCGCTGGCGCGCGACAGCGACCTGCCGCTGCGCATCTTCGACATGTCGCACCCCGGCGTGCTGCTGCGCATCCTGCGCGGCGAGAACATCGGCACGCTCGTGAAGGGTCGCGGCTGA
- a CDS encoding cation diffusion facilitator family transporter, with protein MGAGHAHHDHRAHKSGAQKSGDHHHGDAGVRAFAWVTLLNLAYTALEAGYGFATNSLALLSDALHNLGDVLGLALAWGAAVIARRAPTERHTYGWRRATLLSPLANAIVLAGFSGALAWEAVRRFTSPPDVPGIPIMVVAGIGIFVNLGAAWFMHGGHEDLNRRGAFLHLMADAAVSLAAVLAGAGMLAFGWRWLDPLTALLVGVVVAVSAFGLLRDSFNAAMDAVPRNIDQGDVHAFLASCPGVTAVHHVHIWSLGAGEIAMTAHLVRPDATDHDMFIDALTEDLNERFGINHPTLQIEHGTACEHDVHDRAPHH; from the coding sequence ATGGGCGCGGGCCACGCACACCACGACCACCGCGCCCACAAAAGCGGCGCCCAAAAGAGCGGCGACCACCACCACGGCGATGCGGGCGTTCGCGCCTTCGCGTGGGTCACGCTGCTCAACCTCGCCTACACCGCGTTGGAAGCGGGCTACGGTTTCGCGACCAACTCGCTCGCGCTGTTGTCCGATGCGCTGCACAACCTCGGCGACGTCCTCGGGCTCGCGCTTGCGTGGGGCGCGGCGGTCATCGCGCGGCGCGCACCGACCGAACGCCACACCTACGGATGGCGGCGCGCGACGCTGCTTTCGCCGCTCGCCAACGCCATCGTGCTCGCGGGTTTCTCCGGTGCGCTGGCCTGGGAAGCGGTGCGTCGCTTCACCTCGCCGCCGGATGTCCCCGGCATTCCGATCATGGTCGTGGCGGGCATCGGCATCTTCGTGAACCTCGGCGCCGCCTGGTTCATGCATGGCGGGCACGAGGATCTCAATCGTCGCGGCGCGTTCCTGCACCTGATGGCCGATGCCGCGGTGTCGCTCGCCGCGGTGCTCGCCGGCGCGGGCATGCTCGCCTTCGGTTGGCGCTGGCTCGATCCGCTCACCGCGCTGCTCGTCGGCGTGGTCGTGGCCGTGAGCGCGTTCGGCCTGCTGCGCGACAGCTTCAACGCGGCGATGGACGCCGTGCCGCGGAACATCGACCAGGGCGACGTGCACGCATTCCTCGCCTCCTGCCCGGGCGTCACCGCGGTGCACCACGTGCACATCTGGTCCCTCGGCGCGGGCGAGATCGCGATGACCGCGCACCTCGTGCGTCCCGACGCGACCGACCACGACATGTTCATCGACGCGCTGACCGAAGACCTCAACGAGCGTTTCGGCATCAACCACCCGACGCTCCAGATCGAGCACGGGACGGCCTGCGAGCACGACGTGCATGACAGGGCCCCGCATCACTGA
- the frr gene encoding ribosome recycling factor has protein sequence MLSDIKKDATTRMQKSVDAFRQELTKLRTGRATTALVDHLKVNYYGSEMPLSQVATVAVADARTLTITPWEKPMVAVVEKAIFASDLGLTPNTAGTVIRINLPPLTEERRKELSKHVHAGGEDAKVAIRNIRRDANHHIKELLKDKQITEDEERSSEADIQKLTDKAIKDVDDVVKAKEQELMAV, from the coding sequence ATGCTCAGCGACATCAAGAAAGACGCCACCACCCGCATGCAGAAGAGCGTCGACGCGTTCAGGCAGGAGCTGACCAAGCTCCGCACCGGCCGCGCCACCACGGCGCTGGTCGACCACCTGAAGGTCAACTACTACGGGTCGGAGATGCCGCTGAGCCAGGTCGCGACGGTTGCCGTGGCCGATGCACGCACGCTGACGATCACGCCGTGGGAGAAGCCCATGGTGGCCGTGGTCGAGAAGGCGATCTTCGCCTCCGACCTGGGCCTGACGCCGAACACCGCCGGCACCGTCATCCGCATCAACCTGCCCCCGCTGACCGAAGAGCGCCGCAAGGAACTGTCCAAGCACGTGCACGCCGGCGGCGAAGACGCGAAGGTGGCCATCCGCAACATCCGCCGCGACGCCAACCACCACATCAAGGAACTGCTGAAGGACAAGCAGATCACCGAAGACGAAGAGCGCAGCAGCGAAGCCGACATCCAGAAGCTGACCGACAAGGCGATCAAGGACGTCGACGACGTGGTCAAGGCCAAGGAGCAGGAGCTGATGGCGGTCTGA
- the uppS gene encoding polyprenyl diphosphate synthase yields MASDAPPARVPRHLAIIMDGNGRWAERRRRPRVIGHRAGARAVNQCIDFCIEHGIGALTLFAFSSENWGRPEEEVGALMKLFLNALASEVEELHRRGVRVRFIGERERFGDAIRARMEHAETLTRGNATLHLSIAASYGGRWDIVNAARGLAADVAAGRIRPEDIDERSLGMRTALADLPPPDLFIRTGGDLRISNFLLWQLAYTELWFTETLWPDVDAATLRQALADYAMRERRFGLTGAQVSTPSSMPPSGTNE; encoded by the coding sequence ATGGCTTCCGACGCACCGCCAGCGCGGGTACCGCGCCACCTCGCCATCATCATGGACGGCAACGGCCGTTGGGCCGAACGCCGTCGGCGCCCGCGCGTCATCGGCCATCGCGCCGGGGCGCGCGCGGTCAACCAATGCATCGACTTCTGCATCGAGCACGGCATCGGTGCGCTCACGCTGTTCGCGTTCTCCAGCGAAAACTGGGGGCGGCCGGAAGAAGAAGTCGGCGCGCTGATGAAGCTGTTCCTCAACGCGCTCGCCAGCGAAGTGGAAGAACTGCATCGCCGCGGCGTGCGCGTGCGTTTCATCGGCGAACGCGAACGCTTCGGCGACGCGATCCGTGCGCGCATGGAGCACGCCGAAACGCTCACGCGCGGCAACGCGACGCTGCACCTGTCCATCGCCGCGAGCTACGGTGGCCGCTGGGACATCGTGAACGCCGCGCGCGGGCTCGCCGCCGACGTGGCCGCAGGCCGCATCCGCCCGGAGGACATCGACGAGCGCAGCCTCGGCATGCGCACCGCGCTCGCGGACCTGCCGCCGCCGGACCTGTTCATCCGCACCGGAGGCGACCTGCGCATCAGCAACTTCCTGCTGTGGCAGCTCGCCTACACCGAGCTGTGGTTCACCGAAACATTGTGGCCGGACGTGGATGCCGCCACACTCCGCCAGGCCCTGGCCGACTACGCGATGCGCGAGCGGCGCTTCGGACTCACCGGGGCCCAGGTATCCACGCCCTCCTCCATGCCCCCTTCCGGGACCAACGAATGA
- a CDS encoding phosphatidate cytidylyltransferase, whose translation MTRTRLLAALFMTPLAIAAVLLLGTPWLVALTAVLFLIGLWEWFRLAEIDDTLHRSVLLVANLAMMVAIVWASRSSTGFSFVLFQLASVVGVAWWLLAMLWLKNYEFASDHDTNARMFKLAAGTLAVVPAWCALALIHGSQPNGHRWLLLALVVIWAADSGAYFAGRHFGKHKLSPRISPNKTIEGLVGGMVASIIVALVGAPLAGASMAQLPAVVLVVVVTVGFSVVGDLFESLLKRHVGAKDSGDLIPGHGGILDRIDSVLAALPVFALGKGLFGF comes from the coding sequence ATGACCCGCACGCGACTTCTGGCCGCGCTGTTCATGACCCCGCTCGCCATCGCGGCCGTGTTGCTGCTCGGTACGCCCTGGCTGGTCGCGCTGACGGCGGTGCTCTTCCTGATCGGCCTGTGGGAATGGTTCCGTCTCGCGGAGATCGACGACACCCTGCACCGCAGCGTCCTGCTCGTGGCCAACCTCGCCATGATGGTCGCCATCGTCTGGGCCTCGCGCTCGAGCACGGGTTTCAGCTTCGTGCTGTTCCAGCTCGCCAGCGTGGTCGGCGTTGCGTGGTGGTTGCTCGCGATGCTGTGGCTGAAGAACTACGAGTTCGCGTCCGACCACGACACGAACGCACGCATGTTCAAGCTCGCCGCCGGCACGCTCGCCGTGGTGCCGGCCTGGTGCGCGCTCGCGCTCATCCATGGCAGCCAGCCCAACGGCCATCGCTGGCTGCTGCTGGCGCTGGTGGTGATCTGGGCCGCCGACAGCGGCGCGTATTTCGCCGGCCGCCACTTCGGCAAGCACAAGCTCAGCCCGCGCATCAGTCCCAACAAGACCATCGAAGGCCTCGTCGGCGGCATGGTCGCTTCGATCATCGTCGCGCTCGTCGGCGCACCGCTGGCCGGCGCCTCCATGGCACAGCTGCCCGCGGTGGTGCTGGTGGTGGTGGTGACGGTCGGGTTCTCGGTCGTCGGCGACCTGTTCGAAAGCCTGCTCAAGCGGCACGTCGGCGCGAAGGATTCGGGCGACCTCATCCCCGGCCACGGCGGTATCCTCGACCGCATCGACAGCGTGCTCGCCGCGCTGCCGGTCTTCGCACTCGGCAAGGGCCTTTTCGGCTTCTGA
- a CDS encoding 1-deoxy-D-xylulose-5-phosphate reductoisomerase, whose product MQQVAVLGATGSIGTSALDVISRHPRRLRASVLSAGSQVDALIALCRTHRPDHAVIADASRFDALRDGLRDAGLKTQAHAGSEALDALVASDACTTVVAAIVGAAGLPSTLAGARAGKRLLLANKESLVLAGELLMQAVHAANATIVPIDSEHNAIFQCLPDAHARAGLKRIVLTASGGPFRGRTRDTLADVTPAQAVAHPKWSMGPKISVDSATLMNKGLEVIEAHHLFGLPADRLDVLVHPQSLVHSLVEFVDGSTLAQLGLPDMRTALAVGLGWPERIESGVAGLDLLRHGRLEFEAPDLAAFPCLGLAYAALRAGGTAPAVLNAANEVAVSAFLQGRIAFLGIPALVEETLAALGSNSAGSLELLGEADRDARRFAEAAIGRMAGRIEAMQ is encoded by the coding sequence ATGCAGCAGGTCGCAGTCCTCGGCGCCACCGGCTCGATCGGGACCAGTGCGCTCGACGTCATTTCGCGCCATCCGCGACGATTGCGCGCAAGCGTGCTGTCCGCGGGCTCGCAGGTCGACGCGCTCATCGCGCTGTGCCGCACGCATCGCCCGGACCACGCGGTGATCGCCGATGCATCGCGCTTCGATGCGCTGCGCGACGGATTGCGGGACGCCGGGCTCAAGACGCAGGCGCACGCCGGCAGCGAAGCGCTCGATGCGCTCGTCGCAAGCGATGCCTGCACCACCGTCGTAGCCGCCATCGTGGGCGCCGCGGGCCTGCCCTCCACGCTCGCCGGCGCGCGCGCGGGCAAACGCCTGCTGCTCGCCAACAAGGAGTCGCTGGTGCTCGCCGGCGAACTGCTGATGCAGGCCGTGCACGCCGCGAACGCAACCATCGTGCCGATCGACAGCGAGCACAACGCGATCTTCCAGTGCCTGCCCGATGCGCATGCGCGCGCTGGTCTGAAACGCATCGTGCTCACCGCGTCCGGCGGCCCGTTCCGCGGACGTACGCGCGACACGCTCGCCGACGTCACGCCCGCGCAGGCCGTCGCGCATCCGAAGTGGTCGATGGGGCCGAAGATCTCGGTCGACTCGGCCACGCTGATGAACAAGGGCCTGGAGGTGATCGAGGCGCACCACCTCTTCGGCCTGCCTGCCGACCGCCTCGACGTGCTCGTGCATCCGCAAAGCCTGGTGCACTCGCTGGTCGAATTCGTCGACGGCAGCACGCTCGCCCAGCTCGGCCTGCCCGACATGCGCACCGCGCTGGCGGTGGGCCTGGGCTGGCCGGAGCGGATCGAATCGGGCGTGGCCGGGCTGGACCTGCTGCGCCACGGCCGCCTGGAGTTCGAAGCCCCCGACCTGGCGGCCTTCCCCTGCCTCGGTTTGGCCTATGCTGCGCTCCGCGCGGGCGGGACGGCACCGGCCGTGCTGAACGCGGCGAATGAAGTGGCGGTTTCAGCGTTTCTTCAGGGCCGCATCGCTTTCCTTGGAATCCCCGCGCTGGTCGAGGAGACGCTCGCCGCGCTGGGTTCCAATAGCGCCGGCTCCCTGGAGCTGCTCGGCGAGGCGGACCGCGATGCGCGGCGCTTCGCCGAAGCGGCCATCGGCCGCATGGCAGGTCGCATCGAGGCAATGCAATGA
- the rseP gene encoding RIP metalloprotease RseP, giving the protein MSEFFGSIWWWIVSIGLLVTFHEFGHYWVAKRCGVKVLRFSVGFGKPLWMRKDADGTEFAVAAIPLGGYVKMLDERETDVAPAERHRAFNQQSVYRRIAIAAAGPVANFLLCIVLLWAMFVVGRQDYAPVVGRAQGIAEQAGLHPGDEVRKVGDRETPTWGEVQFALATAAIDRTRVQLQVRTPEGSDRVRTLDLGELPKDFDELDAPHAIGLTPRFRLVPPVVGDVKENTPAYGVLAEGDRITAVDGEPVYSYEDIGPKVQALAARGGPGMVEVERDGQRLALEITPTRSREPDGTEKAILGITSGEVKQPPFDAVRRYGPIEAIPMAITETGQLAKDTVGMIGRMFSGSVSLKYVSGPITTARTANATAQLGAAWFLNFLALLSLSLAILNLLPIPLLDGGHLLYYLIELVKGSPLSERAMAAGQYVGLALLAGLMGLALFNDVFHW; this is encoded by the coding sequence ATGAGTGAGTTCTTCGGCTCGATCTGGTGGTGGATCGTCAGCATCGGCTTGCTGGTGACCTTCCACGAGTTCGGTCACTACTGGGTCGCCAAGCGCTGCGGCGTCAAGGTGCTGCGGTTCTCCGTTGGCTTCGGCAAGCCGTTGTGGATGCGCAAGGACGCCGACGGCACCGAGTTCGCGGTCGCCGCGATCCCGCTCGGCGGCTACGTCAAGATGCTCGACGAGCGCGAGACGGACGTCGCGCCGGCCGAACGCCACCGCGCCTTCAACCAGCAATCGGTGTATCGCCGCATCGCGATCGCCGCGGCCGGGCCCGTCGCCAACTTCCTGCTGTGCATCGTGCTGCTGTGGGCGATGTTCGTCGTCGGCCGCCAGGATTACGCGCCGGTGGTCGGGCGCGCGCAGGGCATCGCCGAACAGGCGGGCCTGCACCCGGGCGACGAAGTGCGCAAGGTCGGCGACCGCGAAACGCCCACGTGGGGCGAAGTGCAGTTCGCGCTCGCGACCGCCGCGATCGATCGCACGCGCGTGCAGCTGCAGGTCCGCACGCCCGAGGGCAGCGATCGCGTGCGCACCCTCGACCTGGGCGAGCTGCCCAAGGACTTCGACGAACTCGATGCCCCGCATGCGATCGGCCTGACCCCGCGCTTCCGCCTCGTGCCGCCCGTGGTCGGCGACGTCAAGGAAAACACGCCCGCCTATGGCGTGCTCGCCGAAGGCGATCGCATCACCGCGGTCGACGGCGAGCCGGTCTACAGCTACGAGGACATCGGGCCCAAGGTGCAGGCGCTCGCCGCGCGCGGCGGCCCGGGCATGGTGGAAGTCGAACGCGATGGCCAGCGCCTCGCGCTCGAGATCACGCCCACGCGTTCGCGCGAACCCGATGGCACCGAAAAGGCGATCCTCGGCATCACCTCCGGCGAAGTGAAGCAACCGCCCTTCGACGCGGTGCGCCGGTACGGCCCGATCGAGGCGATCCCCATGGCGATCACCGAAACCGGCCAGCTCGCGAAGGACACGGTGGGCATGATCGGCCGGATGTTCAGCGGCAGCGTGTCGCTGAAGTACGTGTCGGGCCCGATCACCACGGCCCGCACCGCGAATGCCACGGCGCAACTCGGTGCAGCCTGGTTCCTGAACTTTCTGGCCCTGTTGTCGCTCTCACTCGCGATCCTCAACCTGTTGCCCATCCCGCTCTTGGACGGGGGACACCTGCTGTATTACCTTATCGAGTTGGTCAAGGGCAGCCCATTGAGCGAGCGAGCAATGGCTGCCGGACAATACGTGGGCCTGGCGCTGCTGGCCGGATTGATGGGACTGGCGTTGTTCAACGACGTTTTCCATTGGTAA
- the bamA gene encoding outer membrane protein assembly factor BamA, giving the protein MTRHLTRRLLALALASAIAAPAAAQTANPFALTQDTAPAATPTVEPTAFTVSDIRIEGLQRISAGTVFTYLPVERGDTLDSAAAADAIRALYKTGFFEDVHLDRQGDILVITVVERPAINKLTLTGNKDIKTDDLLKGLKEIGLSEGETFDRLSLDRVTQELNRQYNNRGKYNVQITPTVAKLDRNRVDVTITVKEGKAARIQHINLVGNEVYPDEVITDQWESREHNWLSFYKRDDQYSREKLSGDMEKLTSWYLDRGYVDFSLDSTQVAISPDKRDMYITAGLTEGEIYKISSVKITGDTVLPKADVEKMVPVKEGQIFSRRLLEFTSDSITSTLANIGYAFAQVNPLPEVHQENKTVGINFQVIPGNRVNVRHIIFKGNTRTADEVLRREMRQFEGAWYSQSLIDRSKVRLQRLGYFETVEVENVPVPGTDDQVDVVFTVKETTSGSFMFGVGYSQLSGVNLSVQLSESNFLGSGNRVSIAAQQSSYQKRYDFSFTNPYFTDEGMSLGYNLWWREFDYSDYGVANYSTNSGAFQTFLGLPITEYDSVSALIGIDTNEILLSASTPRSIVDYLKAVGQQTFHAWRTQLGYTRDTRNDYFMPTRGSYHRASVEIAMPGSTAEFWKAEYQYSRLFPLAQWMILSTSVDVGYGDSYGSVTYRDLCTNMSVPCSRASADYLRTVNDSGLPFFERFYAGGIMSSGRVRGFVDNSLGPREFNGFTYQPMGGAFKTVGTVEAVFPKLFDSPAARISAFVDFGNVFADYNAFDAGELRASAGVALLWRSPMGPLSISYAIPIRTKDADFANGFPGDETERLQFSFGGSF; this is encoded by the coding sequence ATGACGCGACACCTGACCCGCCGCCTGCTCGCCCTTGCCCTCGCTTCGGCGATCGCCGCCCCCGCCGCGGCGCAGACGGCCAATCCCTTCGCGCTCACCCAGGACACCGCGCCGGCCGCGACCCCGACGGTCGAGCCCACCGCCTTCACCGTCAGCGACATCCGCATCGAAGGCCTGCAGCGCATCTCCGCCGGTACCGTCTTCACCTACCTGCCGGTCGAGCGTGGCGACACGCTGGATTCGGCCGCCGCGGCCGACGCCATCCGCGCGCTCTACAAGACCGGCTTCTTCGAGGACGTGCACCTGGATCGCCAGGGCGACATCCTCGTGATCACCGTCGTCGAGCGCCCGGCCATCAACAAGCTGACGCTGACCGGCAACAAGGACATCAAGACCGATGACCTGCTCAAGGGCCTGAAGGAAATCGGCCTGTCGGAAGGCGAAACCTTCGACCGCCTGAGCCTGGACCGCGTCACCCAGGAACTGAACCGCCAGTACAACAACCGCGGCAAGTACAACGTCCAGATCACGCCCACCGTGGCCAAGCTGGATCGCAACCGCGTGGACGTGACGATCACGGTCAAGGAAGGCAAGGCCGCGCGCATCCAGCACATCAACCTGGTCGGCAACGAGGTGTATCCCGACGAGGTGATCACCGACCAGTGGGAATCGCGCGAGCACAACTGGCTCTCGTTCTACAAGCGCGACGACCAGTACTCGCGCGAGAAGCTCTCCGGCGACATGGAGAAGCTCACCAGCTGGTACCTGGATCGCGGCTACGTCGACTTCAGCCTCGACTCCACGCAGGTGGCGATCAGCCCCGACAAGCGCGACATGTACATCACCGCCGGCCTCACCGAGGGCGAGATCTACAAGATCTCCTCGGTGAAGATCACCGGCGACACGGTCCTGCCGAAGGCGGACGTGGAAAAGATGGTGCCGGTGAAGGAAGGCCAGATCTTCTCCCGCCGCCTGCTCGAGTTCACCTCCGACTCGATCACCTCCACGCTGGCCAACATCGGCTATGCGTTCGCGCAGGTGAACCCGCTGCCGGAAGTGCACCAGGAAAACAAGACCGTCGGCATCAACTTCCAGGTCATCCCGGGCAACCGCGTCAACGTCCGCCACATCATCTTCAAGGGCAACACGCGCACGGCCGACGAAGTGCTGCGCCGCGAAATGCGCCAGTTCGAAGGTGCGTGGTATTCGCAGTCGCTGATCGACCGTTCGAAGGTGCGCCTGCAGCGCCTGGGCTACTTCGAGACCGTCGAAGTCGAGAACGTGCCGGTGCCGGGCACCGACGACCAGGTGGACGTCGTGTTCACCGTGAAGGAAACGACCTCGGGCAGCTTCATGTTCGGCGTGGGCTACTCGCAGCTCAGCGGCGTCAACCTGTCCGTGCAGCTGTCGGAATCCAACTTCCTCGGCAGCGGCAACCGCGTGTCCATCGCGGCGCAGCAGAGCAGCTACCAGAAGCGCTACGACTTCTCCTTCACCAATCCGTACTTCACGGACGAAGGCATGTCGCTCGGCTACAACCTGTGGTGGCGCGAGTTCGACTACTCCGATTACGGCGTGGCGAACTATTCGACCAACAGCGGCGCGTTCCAGACCTTCCTGGGCCTGCCGATCACGGAATACGACTCGGTCTCGGCGCTCATCGGCATCGACACCAACGAAATCCTGCTCAGCGCCAGCACGCCGCGCAGCATCGTCGACTACCTCAAGGCGGTCGGCCAGCAGACCTTCCACGCGTGGCGCACGCAGCTGGGCTACACCCGCGACACGCGCAACGACTACTTCATGCCCACGCGCGGCAGCTACCACCGCGCCAGCGTGGAAATCGCGATGCCGGGTTCCACCGCCGAATTCTGGAAGGCCGAGTACCAGTACTCGCGCCTGTTCCCGCTGGCGCAGTGGATGATCCTGTCCACCAGCGTCGACGTCGGTTACGGCGACAGCTACGGCAGCGTCACCTACCGCGACCTGTGCACGAACATGTCCGTGCCCTGCTCGCGCGCGTCGGCCGACTACCTGCGCACGGTAAACGACAGCGGCCTGCCGTTCTTCGAGCGCTTCTACGCCGGCGGCATCATGTCCTCGGGCCGCGTCCGCGGCTTCGTCGACAACTCGCTGGGCCCGCGCGAATTCAACGGCTTCACGTACCAGCCGATGGGCGGCGCGTTCAAGACCGTGGGCACCGTGGAAGCGGTGTTCCCGAAGCTGTTCGACTCGCCGGCCGCGCGCATCTCGGCGTTCGTCGACTTCGGTAACGTGTTCGCCGACTACAACGCGTTCGATGCGGGCGAGCTGCGTGCCTCCGCCGGTGTCGCGCTGTTGTGGCGCTCGCCGATGGGACCGCTGTCGATCAGCTACGCGATCCCGATTCGCACCAAGGACGCCGATTTCGCCAACGGCTTCCCGGGCGACGAGACCGAGCGCCTGCAGTTCTCCTTCGGCGGATCGTTCTGA